From the genome of Pelosinus fermentans DSM 17108:
ATAATATCCAGTTTGGCGTTAGGGTCAATTTGGCGGTGAAGCAGCTGATCAAGCTGGCCCGGTTCGATCAATAACAGGGCTTCTTGTTTGGTGATCAAGCCTTCTGCTGCTAGATCATGAGCGATTTTAATACCGGCTTGGGCAGTGCGTTTGCCATTTCTGGTCTGCAGTATATATAAAGTGCCTTTTTCAATGGTAAATTCAATATCTTGCACATTTTTATAATGTTTTTCTAAGATTTTTGCCGTCTTAGCAAACTGAGCATAGACTTGAGGCATTTCTGCGGCTAATTTTGCAATGGGCTGGGGAGTGCGAATGCCTGCTACGACGTCTTCCCCTTGAGCATTTGTTAAGTATTCTCCATATAACAGATTTTCACCATTGGAAGGATTTCTGGTAAATGCCACACCCGTACCGCAGTCATCACCCATGTTTCCAAATACCATCGACTGAATATTAACAGCAGTACCCAGGTCATGATCAATCTTATTCAGATTGCGATAGATAAAGGCTCGTTCGTTATTCCAAGAGCGAAACACCGCTTCAATGGATAAGAATAATTGTTCCATTGGATCTTCAGGGAATGCTTCGCCTGTTTTTTCTAATATGAGTTCTTTATAACTGTCGATTACTGCCCGCAAAGTATCTGCAGACATTTCTTGGTCAAAGGTAACACCTTGCTTCTTTTTGTGCTGCGTCAAAAGCTGTTCAAATTCATATTTGTGAATTTCCAATACAACATCGCCAAACATTTGGATAAAGCGGCGATAGGAATCATAAGCAAATACCAAATTGTTTGTACTTTTCGCTACCGCTTGTACTGTTTTTTCGTTTAATCCAAGGTTTAAGATAGTATCCATCATACCTGGCATGGAAAATACGGCTCCAGAGCGAACGGAAACTAACAGGGGATTTGTTACATCCCCTAGTTTTTTACCAATGGTATTTTCCAGATGTGCCAAATTCTCGCGCACCTCTTCTATGATCTGGCTTGGAAGCTTTTTGCCATTTTCATAGTATTCTTTGCAGGCGGCTGTGGTAATGGTCATACCTGGTGGTACAGGCAGACCAATATTGGTCATTTCTGCCAGATTTGCTCCTTTTCCTCCTAAGAGTGAACGCATATCGGCGCTGCCTTGATCAAATAAATATACGAATTTTTTCATTGTTCAACGACTCCTTTACGGTAAAAATCTAAAACTCTCTCAGCAGTTTCTTCTGTTGCTTTATTTGTAATGTCAATGACAGGGCAACCGACTCTGCGCATAATATCCTGAGCATAATCGAGTTCTTCAATAATACGTTCTAAATTCGCATAGCTGCTGGAAGGCTGCAGCCCCATTGCTTTTAGCCGCTCTCTGCGTATTTCAAATAATAAAGACGGTTTGATAGTGAGCCCGACAATTTTATGAGCAGCCACCTGAAACAGTTCAGACGGCGGCGGAATTTCTTTTACCAAAGGTACATTGGCAGCTTTAATGCCTTTATGTGCCAGGTACATGCATAAAGGTGTCTTCGAAGCCCTGGATACACCTGTAATGACAATATCTGCTTGTAAGAGACCGCGGGGATCTTTTCCATCATCAAATTTTACGGCAAATTCAATTGCTTCAATTTTTGTGTAGTAAGCTTGATCTATTTTGCGAATGAGGCCCGGTTCGTTGCGAGGAGACAGGCGAGTGACTGCCTGCAGACCATCAATGACAGGTCCCATAATATCGACATGTGTTATTCCTAAGGCGTGAGCTTTGGTTTCTAAAACCTCTTTTAAGTCCGGACGGACTAAGGTATAGAAGATCGCTGCGTTTCTTTGGGCTGCTTTTTCTAATATGGCATCAATTTGTGCAGCGGATTTTAAATAAGGCTTGCGTTCAATCTCGATGCTGGCACCATTAAATTGACTAATCGCTGCTTTTACAACCAATTCTCCTGTTTCGCCAATGGAATCAGAGAGTATGTATACGACGGGAACTTGGCTGCTACGTAGAGTATCCAAAGAGGGCCTCCTTTGTCTTGGAATTTTGAATAAACGATTATTTTTCTGCCAATTGAACAAAAAGTCGTGTAATGTTGGTTTTGGTAAAACGACCAACTACCTGATATTTTGTGGTTTCACCTTCTTTTATGATTTTTACTACCGGCAGGGCATCTACTTGATGATACAAAAGCTTCTGAGCAGCTGACAGCACCGATTCCTCCGGCGTTGTTAAGATGATTTTTGGCATTCGTGTCATGATAATATTGACGGGCAGATCGTTATTATTTTTGCCTCCCATCGCTGCCTTTAACAGATCTTTTCGTGAAAGGGCCCCTTCTAGGAAATTGTCTTCGGATACTACGAAAATCGTTCCGACGTCTTCTGTGAATAAGGTAAGGATCGCATCATAGACGGTGCTGTTTTCTCTTACCACAATGGGCGCAGAAAGGGTATCGGCAATAAGAATGGCATCAAAGGACATGGTGTTTAGCTGCTGCAGGTCGCGGCCTGTAAAGTAATAGCCGACTTTCGGTTTTGCGCTGACGAGCTGTGACATCGTCAAAATAGCTAAATCAGAACGAAGAGCTGCCCGGCTGAGGTTTAGTTTTTCTGCAATTTTGTTGCCGGTAATTGGACCGAGGGTCTGTATTATTTCTAGAATATTAGTCTGTCGTATGGTAAGTTGCATAATAAAATCACCTTCTACAGTATATAGTGCGCACTATATATAGAATTTATATTATATAGTATACTACATTGATCAAATAATACCTGCTTATATAGGCACAAAGTATAAATTTTTTTACTCGGTGTTAGAAAGTATACGTTTTATAGGTGGAAAATATAGAAATTTGCTTGGTCTTTTTATTTTATTTTTTAATGGGATGGAAAATAAACGGTCTATAAAATAGTCTTGCTCCATAAAGAATGATAAATGCAAGAAATTCATACTGTATGAGAAAGGGAAATAGAATGATAAATGAGAGCATTGCATATCTATTACTCAATATTGATAAATATTATGAGGCTGTCATTGTGCACATTGAGATCAGCCTGGCTGCGATTGCTGTCAGTTTCATAATCGCCGTACCTTTAGGAATCTGGTGTTCCAAAAATGGCAGCGTATCTTATTCTGTGATCAATGCTTTTACCATTCTGCGCATTATACCCAGCTTGGCTGTACTTGTCATTGCCATGCCCATATTAGGTACGGGTTTTGTACCTGCTTTGTTCGCACTTACGTTACTGGCAGTTCCGCCAATATTGATTAATACGTATTCGGGTTTTAGAAACATTGACCCTTCTGTGCTGGAATGTGCAGCAGGCATGGGAATGAATGCTGGCAAGATTCTTTTTGCTATCGAAATTCCTTTAGCAATGCCCCTCATACTCACAGGATTGCGGACCTCTGCTACGGAGGTTATCGCCAGTGCCACATTAGCATCCTATATCGGTGCCGGCGGACTAGGCGATTTTATCTTTACCGGTATTGGAATGAATGATGTAAGGATCTTATTGATTGGAGGGATGTCAGTAGCATTGTTATCCGTTTTGACAGAGGTATCCTTAACAGCTGTACAGCATATGGTTACGAGGTATCAACGGGATTAACGCAATAGGAGTGTGGAAAATGATTAAAAAAATATCGGGACTCAGAATGTTTTTGTTGTTATCCATGGCAGCCGTATTACTGGTTGTAATGGGATGCAGCAGTAACTCTGCCAGCTCTGATCAAGCAAAAGGGAATAAGGTGACGATAAAAGCAGGTTCAAAGGATTTTACAGAATCCTTGATCCTAGGTGAGTTATACAGCTTAGCTCTGGAACATGCAGGCTATAAAGTCGAGCGCAAGTTAAACCTGGGCAGCGCGATTGTTCATAACTCGCTAATCAATGGTGATATTGATTTTTATCCTGAGTACACGGGGACAGGTTTGATAACGGTATTAAAAGAAGCTCCTAAATTTGATTCAAAAGAAGTCTATCAGGAAGTTTCTGCTAAATATAAAGAAAAATTCAAATTGATTTGGCTGGACCCTTCTGCCGCCAATGATTCCCAAGGTCTGGTGATGAGTAAAAGAGCAGCGGAACAATATCAGATCCGTACGATCTCTGACTTGCAGAAACATGCCAGTAAAATCCGGTTTGCTTCCCAAGGTCAATTTGACGAAAGAGCAGATGGACTGCCAGCCTTAGTCAAGGTATATGGTTCTTTTGATTTTAAAGATCGCAGGCTGTATGACAACGGTATTAAATATGATGTACTTCACAATGATAAGGCAGATCTGGCGGTAGCATATACCACAGAAGGAGAGCTGAGCAAGGATGAATTTGTTGTATTGGAAGATGACAAGCATGTATGGCCGCCTTATAACATTGCTCCTGTTATCAGGCAGGATGTAGTGGAGAAGCATCCTGAGATAAAGGA
Proteins encoded in this window:
- a CDS encoding pyruvate, water dikinase regulatory protein — translated: MDTLRSSQVPVVYILSDSIGETGELVVKAAISQFNGASIEIERKPYLKSAAQIDAILEKAAQRNAAIFYTLVRPDLKEVLETKAHALGITHVDIMGPVIDGLQAVTRLSPRNEPGLIRKIDQAYYTKIEAIEFAVKFDDGKDPRGLLQADIVITGVSRASKTPLCMYLAHKGIKAANVPLVKEIPPPSELFQVAAHKIVGLTIKPSLLFEIRRERLKAMGLQPSSSYANLERIIEELDYAQDIMRRVGCPVIDITNKATEETAERVLDFYRKGVVEQ
- a CDS encoding ABC transporter permease, which translates into the protein MINESIAYLLLNIDKYYEAVIVHIEISLAAIAVSFIIAVPLGIWCSKNGSVSYSVINAFTILRIIPSLAVLVIAMPILGTGFVPALFALTLLAVPPILINTYSGFRNIDPSVLECAAGMGMNAGKILFAIEIPLAMPLILTGLRTSATEVIASATLASYIGAGGLGDFIFTGIGMNDVRILLIGGMSVALLSVLTEVSLTAVQHMVTRYQRD
- a CDS encoding glycine betaine ABC transporter substrate-binding protein, translating into MIKKISGLRMFLLLSMAAVLLVVMGCSSNSASSDQAKGNKVTIKAGSKDFTESLILGELYSLALEHAGYKVERKLNLGSAIVHNSLINGDIDFYPEYTGTGLITVLKEAPKFDSKEVYQEVSAKYKEKFKLIWLDPSAANDSQGLVMSKRAAEQYQIRTISDLQKHASKIRFASQGQFDERADGLPALVKVYGSFDFKDRRLYDNGIKYDVLHNDKADLAVAYTTEGELSKDEFVVLEDDKHVWPPYNIAPVIRQDVVEKHPEIKDILNKVTAKLDNKTVIMLNAEVDIKKREYNEVAKEFFNTIK
- a CDS encoding helix-turn-helix transcriptional regulator, which produces MQLTIRQTNILEIIQTLGPITGNKIAEKLNLSRAALRSDLAILTMSQLVSAKPKVGYYFTGRDLQQLNTMSFDAILIADTLSAPIVVRENSTVYDAILTLFTEDVGTIFVVSEDNFLEGALSRKDLLKAAMGGKNNNDLPVNIIMTRMPKIILTTPEESVLSAAQKLLYHQVDALPVVKIIKEGETTKYQVVGRFTKTNITRLFVQLAEK